AGAACTAATGCTGGACCCTGTGATCGTAGCTTCAGGTCAAACCTATGAGAGATCTTCCATCCAAAAATGGATTGATCATGGGCTAACTATTTGCCCAAAGACCCGACAGAGGCTTTCCCATACAAATCTCCTTCCCAATTATACTGTCAAAGCTATGATAGAAAGCTGGTGTCAGGAAAATGATATAAAACTTACGGCGAACTCTGACGGCTCTAATGCTATCTTGGTCCCATCTCCATCAGATCAAGTATCTCCTGCAGATTCAATTCACACAGATAGTTTGTATTGCTCTACACACAGTAGCAATTCGACATCGAGGTCCTCTCTTGAAGTTGGAAACGTatttgagaaacaaaagaaacatgTCTCTCCTAGGTTAGGTGGACAAAAGTCCAATGAATGCGATAGCAACAAGAAAGGCCACTCATCACCAAAACAGTCATATAGTCATTGCAGGAGCGAATCAGCTACTAGTGCTGCTTCCAGTATTGATTATGCACTGCCAGCATCCATTAAGGTGTCGGGGATATCTAATAAGCATGAAAATGTTCGTAGGTTGTCTGGAGAAATCTCATCTGAGCATGCAGTTGCTTCTACTCCAGATAAAGAATCAACGATGCCCCCCGGGTTATCAGGAAAATTATCTCACATTTCCAAGGCAAAAGCAGAAGGGGCATGGACTGACAGCCCCAGTTATCCCAACAGACAGCTGCTTCCATTTTCTAGTTCAGGATCTGATGAGTTGACGACAGCATCCCACGTCCGGAAATTAATTGAAGACCTCCAGAGCCAGTCAAATGAAGTGCAAACTATGGCGGCGGAAGAGTTGCGGCTTCTTGGGAAGCGCAATACGGAGAATCGAACTATGATAGGCCAGTGTGGTGCTATCACGCCATTACTTTCACTTCTATATTCAGGAGTGATGATAACACAAGAGCATGCTGTGACAGCTCTTTTGAATTTATCGATTAATGAAGACAACAAAGCGATGATTGCGGAAGCAGGGGCAATTGATCCCCTAATCCATGTTCTAAAAACGGGAAGTGACGGAGCCAAAGAAAATTCTGCTGCAGCTTTGTTCAGCCTCTCTGTATTGGACGAATACAAGGCAAAAATTGGTCGGTCTGGTGCAGTTAAGGCCTTGGTTGATCTTCTAGCCTCAGGGACTCTTAGAGGGAAGAAAGATGCTGCTACTGCATTGTTCAATCTGTCAATTTTTCACGAAAATAAAGCTCGCCTAGTTCAAGCTGGGGCTGTGAAGCATCTTATTGATTTGATGGACCCTGATACTGGGATGGTTGACAAGGCCGTTGCTCTCCTAGCAAATTTGTCCACCATTGCGGAGGGGCGCGTAGCAATTGCACGGGAAGGGGGCATTCCATTACTAGTCGAGATTGTTGAATCAGGTTCCCAGAGAGGAAAGGAAAATGCCGCCTCCATACTGTTGCAATTGTGCCTTCATAGTCCAAAGTTTTGTACTCTTGTTCTTCAGGAAGGAGCTGTCCCTCCCCTGGTTGCCTTATCTCAGTCTGGCACACCAAGAGCAAAGGAAAAGGTACGCAGCTTAAACATTTTTCTTGTCTATTATTTAGCTCTCTGTTGATCTGCTTACTGGTTAGTGTGCCAAATAATGGAGAAGGCAAGGGAACAGAAAATTTTAGAACttgaaaagaaggggaaaaatTGATTGTTCAATAATGATGATTTCCTTCTGTTTTAGTGAAAACAGTTCTCCTCCTCCCGTCATTTGGCAGCTGTTATTACTTATTGCCCTGGTGTAGCTATAACCCAATAATTTACCATTACCAGCCAAGATCAATCTATATTGTCGAAAGTTTGTGAGAAAACATCTGATAAGCACATAAAAATGCCATGCGTGGTTTCTTTAGGCGAACCTAGAACTATGCCAGGGTGTTCACTCTCAATGTTTATCCCTGTTTAGTCAACATAAAACCGAAGTTATGCCGAACATTGCATGATTTTGTTAGAATATAGATCTGTGGAACAAAGAAGATAAAATTTTGCTTTACATATATTATGCAGGCACAGCAGCTTCTCAGTCACTTCAGGAATCAGCGAGAAGGGGCAAtgggaaaaggaaaataaagacATTTACCTGTTGCTgattttttctaaatttagcCTCCATAACATTTTCTCCCTCAAGAGATTTCTTTAGggatattttatatatatattctttaatttattttagctTCAGAGAAGTCCAAgcatttttcttccctttttctgATTAGTGGTCATGGAAATATTGCGTAGTACACGCAGGAACCGGATCAGTAGCGTAGAATGTCTaaacttttccctttttttctcctccCTCCTGTAGAGCTTGGGAGGGCGGAATTTATGTGATAGGTAGGTAGGTTTCTTTGCTCTTAGTTTTCCTGGGAACTTAGCTTTTGCTTGAGTGTTTGAAGCATGTAGTGTGACTCAAAGTTTTTTGTCTTCTGATTGATTCTGTTGGTTCTCAATCACTGTTGTATATAAACTTGTACATAACGCTATAGACTTCTGCAATTTGCAATAATATGATCCCAGTGAGTACTATTTGTGCATTTTTGATGCACATTAGGTCTTGCTTCTTAATATTTTTCTCATGTTATGCACCGAAGCAAGGAAGCAGCTGATTTGTTAGCATAAATTGACAGCTCCACTTTAAGCTTTTTACTATTTGGCAAAAATTATTGTGCGGTGCTGAAATACGGTCACACAATGGATAATGGTCTTTTCTCAAACTTAGGTCGTTTCCAGTCCATGGCTAATGTGCGAGGATGTGGATAGTTGTCTCGTGACCGAAAATTGAGGAACATGGCGAGGAGTTAGCTTCTGTCCCATTGGGGATGGTTTTGGGATGAAACTTGAACGTACTTCGTAGTATCAAAAGCCCGGTTTGCCGTTGCATGAATACCAATGGCCAAACGTGATGTACGTTCATGGTTGGTTCTGAGATTTTTGAGGCCTAGAACAACGTTAAAATATGCCTAACTTTATAtaaggaaaataatttttttcataagtAAGATTTTGATAAATTGCActtaaaaaaatactttaaactcaataatttagaaagacagaaaaaccaatttattttgTACTGAGCGAAGGGAATCAAAAAGTCCTGGCTTACAAGTATAGACGATGAGGTTTGTTTCCCCTCTATCTGaacttttaaattatttttatataaattgtgaggtgttttttttttcttatttactaacttTGTCAATAtgagactaaaaaaaaaaaaaaaaaaaaattcatatttttaagtttttaattgaTATGTCTAAGCAATAAATGAGCAGAAAATTAAACTTGTTATTGGAAAAGACATGTGTACAGTAATTCAttgaagattagacttgaattaGAATGAATGTCTAAAAACTACAACTCACATAGCTAATAATCATAATTAAACACGAAGTTAAAAGaaattaaccaaacaaaaattcataaaaaaaattgaaaagataaaaaaaaaaaaaaaaacacacacatgcCATCTCGAACCCAAAACCTCCTTATTAATAGAAAACAACAGAAAGCAATACTTCCCATTAACCAAATTGTATAAATTATGCTTAtggaaacatatataaatatatcatccTAATAATTTTTGTGCCTAGGCGATCATCCAGCTTGCCCTGGATTAGGGCCGACCATGTGTACGTCACATTGATGTGATGTCCACGTGTTTCGCTTGAGTGCCGCCACCCCTGATAGGATAAAATTGCTGAATTTAGAAAGCAAAAATCTAAATACACGCTTAGCTTCATCACCACTTATTAACAACAAATGACTTGAAGTTAAAGTGATTAACAACTGTTAATCTTATATCCGAAGTTTTGTGTTCGATTCCCTAAACATCAAATCTCGTTTGCGTTATGAAAAAGTATATTATTATTGGCTTAATCAAAGAACAAACTATGATTAATGTTTGCAGTTTGTGTCTGATTAAGAGAATGAATATGTACGAAGTGTTTGGTTTCGGAAATCTGTGAGTCGAAAAGTTTGAGACAAACATATCTAAATTATGCATTATGCTTTGCTTTTTCTCAcggaaaaagataaaagaaaaatgcgGGCAGGTTTGCGACTTCTGCCCGCACTGCCCGGACTAGGATTATGCACGTCATTGATTCATGAACAAGGATTAACTCCCTGATGGGCAGCTTAAAATGACGATTTGGCCCACTTATGCTGCAACTAATCAAAATTAACTTGGTTTGTGTATacaacatatattatatatatgaaaacaTGTAAATAGTATTACATAAATATATTAGTTTTATTATAGTTAACGATCTCtcaaataattttataataatgtTATTTGAACGACATCTAATGGTGcttattctatatttttttaccgttgattAATGTCAGTTTCACGATAAATTTCATACAAAGTATCTAAACAATTTAACAAACTATTGTAAATCAAAATCACTATCGCGTGCCCTTGTTGCTATTGGTGGAATGGTGTTACCTCTCTTTTAGAAATGAGAAATTTATCAGTGTGCGGGAAACATGTCATATCAGTGTTtagatacttaaaaaaaatttcaactacTTGTATTATGATATTTGATGTACCCGACTGGACACCAGATGTTCTCTCTCTAGAAAGGAGGTATGATCAGATTCCtgtataattatataaaattgaTCAGAACCTCGATTAAGAAAGTCATTATCAACAATAATGGACcagtttatttaaaaaataaaacctagtCTTCTTTCTTCACGTGTCTTCTTTATAAATCATATATCCAAATGCAGGGGGGAGACAAAGCCTACGGTTATACAGTGAatgaagttgattttctatATATCGAAAAGCAGAACGCAACGCATAGCGTAACTTTTTAGAGGTTGCAAGTGAGCTCTACAAATTAATAAGTATTTAATAGTGAATAATGTTAAagagattaaatttacaaattaaataatatgtcaTTAATAGGAAATGAAAACGtttatcaatatttaagtaataatgtaatcattaacttccatatcatttagtttacaaaatttagtctataaatttagtttcCCTAGCATTCCAGGTCCTTGATGTGTTTATGTGGAAGAATATATTCAAAGCCCTACGGGCTGAAGTTAAGCTACTAAGAAATGAATCACAAAATGTTAACCGGAAGCATTAAAAACTTTTCCATATAAGCATTACCAAGTCATATAAAATGAATTGTTgtattatatatcatatatagaaaaccatgCATGCAAAAGTATCCTTGAAATTAGATTTAGATCTCAAAAAAGGATGCCTACATAACCCTAAGGGTAACAAATTAATGCTAGCTTATGACTTAGGATCGTTTGAGaacgattttatttttattttttgtgcttGAGACGTGAGAAAAGGAAATTAGAGAAATTAGAGGTAAAGAagtgacacacctcgacctggaatgtccactagAACCCCGAATCAAGCTGCGTTGGCTTTGTCAATTTTGCacacgaagccggcgggtgcctaaaacttcctaGTGTCGATTCGttgtctacggtggtccaacgaggtcaaggttggttgagttttgctcctgggatgatgggctacaaagttCAAGTGGTGGCCGTTtgctggaaaaataaaaaaggttagCCGGAGTATCATGAGAACCGTCAACTTCCGTGGCCTCAAACTGCCACATACAgaggttaatcaaggtggttctccTAGACagattttgtagaggggaatgagagcttcaagatggcgGTGGTGGCGTGCACGGTAAAGTTGGGAGTTGTAGCGCTGACctaaggtgagtgggtcttttcctttctattgtatgtgtatatatatatatatatataagattgacatctccacaaacgtttataaattgaatatttcatataatttctgtgaatgctttggaggactagtgtgaactacgaatggtttgatccttatttagggtacgtaggcagtctaacgagacgttagatgtagccatataataaatgagactaaataattgagacaatagccttgtttggggaattgagcaatgtgagggacattggtggaaaatgtgagatttaaccttatgatttggtggttaaatgttggtcataaatcaatgtgtgaagaatcaagaaattaaagtaaggaaacataagtaatgatagttaattaaactagtgtctagttaGGCTTATCACTGATAATTATTctcgaaaataaatagtttagacaaattgtcacatcttgaTCCGGGTCCCCACCACaacccaggctcgactccaccgtagcacgatattgtccactttgggccccggccacgccctcacggttttgtttctgggaactcacacaagaacttcccagtgggttacccatcctgggaatgctctcgcccaaactcgcttaactttggagttcctatagaactcgaagccaatgagctcccaaaaggcctcgtgctaggtagagatgtaaatatacatataaagtttACAGGATTCACtcccttgggtgatgtgggatgttacaatccaccccccttaggggcccgacgtcctcgtcggcacacacgcagccatggttaggctctgatactaaATTTTCACATCCCGGCCAGGCCCCCACGACAACCtgggctcaactccaccatagcacgatatgtctgctttgggccccaaccatgctctcacggttttgtttctaggaaccacgagaacttcccaatggatcacccatcctgggaatgctctcgcctgaactcgcttaacttcaaagtttttacgaaacccgaagctagtgagctcccaaaaggcctcgtgctaggtagagatcggaatgtacatataaagcttataggatccactcccttgggcgatgtggaatgttacaATAAACTTCCTAGTGGGTTATCCATCCTAAGAATGCTattgcccgaactcgcttaacttcagagttcctacgaaactcgaagctagtgagctcccaaaaggcctcgtgctaggtagagatgagaatatacatataaagcttataggatccactcccctgggcgatgtgggatgttacaagaaGGGCAATAAGAAAAGGgggagaaataaagaaaaacgaatgcatgaaaacaaaattttaaaaaaatgaaaattatttaaatagttttttttttttttttttttttccaattttcagttttcattttgtatgtTACCCCTTACACTTTGTTTGGAGGAAAGTTAAGATTATAAAGCAATTTTAGAAtgaaggaaattgaaatgatctagaattttattttctaaaatttgtgaaatttcttGTTtagttaacctaaaagaacaatgaaatttgaatatgaaatttgttatttttaaactcttgctaatggaaaattgaaaatgacacCTATctacatgaaatttaaacttgagaattggaggtcccaaattccaagttttttttttctacaagaaaattctaaatttttatatttataaatccaaacaagggaattgatgcatgtcaatttataaattctaacttttgtcaaaattctaaatttattttcctcatccaaaTATAGTGTTACATTATTTCACATCTCTCATGCTATGTTTCATTCACTCTTCTTCATCCCTCATTCGGCCTCAGCTTACAAAACAAGCTATTATTTTGGTAATGTGTTCCCAAACCTATAAATTTGATCCACATCTTTACTAAGCAAGCTATTATTTTGCAATGCTATTTTCTTATATACTTCCAGCGAACAGAAAACAATGCTGAAAGCCTGAAATAGAGCGATACTAGTCTCCACAAGATTATGGAGGAATTTCTGCACAAAAACATCATGGGTGATTCACGAGACTTTCCGCTTGTGATCAAAATCGTTCATGTTATAAAACAGTTCGTAAAAattatctttacaaaaaaatcaattaaaactaaggttgtttaATTAATCGACTGCAACAAATAGATAGACGGTTTCTAATACTTCTACCAATTTCGACTGTGTGTTTTTATACAGATTGATGACTAAATAGAAAGTTTCGTGAATCAATAAGAACAAACTGCTTTTCTGTAGAAACTAGAAACTCCTCCAAAATTTTATGGAGCTAAGCATCTCTCCGACAGTTCAGAACATGCATTGCAACTGCTACTCTACTgctaacaaaattaagaaacaaaatCCAACAATATTCGATGGTACTAGTATAGCAGTTGCAATGCATGTTTTGAACTGTAGGCCGTGGcattttcaatttattattcGACCCTAGTTTATGTTCACATGGACGTGAAAGATATAggacatttcaataaatttctGAATTtagtattaatatatatatatatatatatatatatatatatagatgtttTACGTATATTACATACATACGTAGTCCCACATTTTCTTCACTTACATATTTTAGGCCAAGTTATAGGAAAACCCTACTGGTTGTTTGTAATGCACTATTTTTGGATATAGAAATATATATACTTGAAAATACATCCACATATATTCTGTTTTGAACAAATATACGAGAGGTCAATCAAACATATATATTCTTATTATGATCTACAATGAACTGATGCTaagaactattttttttcttacgcaCTATATTTATTGATGTAGAAAATCGTACAAGAAAATAGTGAAGATGCATATGTGGTGTCATTAAGATATTGTAAGAACTTTCATTCCGAACAACTTCTTGATGAAGGAAGTGTTGTATACTGGATACAATAGGCTTCTTAAAGAAGTAAGAGCAATTTAATACCTTCAAATGCACATTTTACATTTGATTCAAGCCTCAAGAAGGGAAGGGCTTGAGGAAGATGAGATAAAGGGATGAGGAACGAGAGAGTTAATAGGAAGAAGGGAAGAATACACAAGGCTATAGTTATTTTCGCATTTACGTTTTCAGGGTAAAGAGTGGAATGCAGAGATCACTTTTCATAtacatttttgaaatttctcAGTGAGGGTTGTGGGAAAAATCATAACCCACGGGGCCGGATTCCATACATAGGCCACCGTTCCAAGTGTTTAAAAGGCGAGATGGGGCCAAATTCATGTGTCAGAAATTATAGTTTTGAATTTAggagaaggaaaataaaaaatgggattaaaattaatttgacaAGGGTCATTATGGTCATTTCATTATATGAACTGTCattcaattcaacatacaagAGGGGTCAAGAACCAAAATCATGTTATTCCTTTAATTTTACCCCCTACAAACTTTTTCCTGTCTCCAGTTCAATCTACCGTCCAatccctttccattttcacaaaaataaaaaataaaaataaaaaccctagaAACACAACGCCCCTCTCTCTCACATAAGAAGAATGAGAGAAGAATAATTGTAATCATCCAGTATTAAGAGTTGAGTTTGCTCCACCCTTTTTAGGAAAAAGCCAGTCCCTTAACATTTTATGAAAACCAAAGCTGAAAGCTGCACCAATTATCCATCCATCACCTTCCAATCTTTTCTCTATAGTAATAATATTGCTCTATCaaaccaaaacataaacacCACAAGAGGGGAGAGATAGAGTCAAGAGTAACAGTAGTCATCTCAGTTGCTTGCTTGTACTCTCCCATCAATCTCATCACTTCCCTCTTCACATCAAAAATCTTCTTTTGGTTCACCAACTCCAGCTCCCTCcccctctctatctctctcttcctccctccctccaTCTCTTTTCAGAAAATGGG
This genomic stretch from Pyrus communis chromosome 2, drPyrComm1.1, whole genome shotgun sequence harbors:
- the LOC137725927 gene encoding U-box domain-containing protein 3-like, whose protein sequence is MDKASIKCLINSISRFVHLVSSQTSKHIPIQKDYRTIVDVLKLLKPLLDEVVDFKIPSDDILYKECDELDMAVNGAREFMEKWSPKSSKILSAWWSEPLLITIQSSSLKICGILPRLLQSSSSGSSLTGLQHCMQEIQSLKLERVSEYLEEALKSPRKDVMPSTKLLMKIIELLNLTSNQELLKESIAVEKERMNVEVSDVRGELDQVNQIVVLVSHIREFMVKIEHLETASGVPIPSYFRCPLSSELMLDPVIVASGQTYERSSIQKWIDHGLTICPKTRQRLSHTNLLPNYTVKAMIESWCQENDIKLTANSDGSNAILVPSPSDQVSPADSIHTDSLYCSTHSSNSTSRSSLEVGNVFEKQKKHVSPRLGGQKSNECDSNKKGHSSPKQSYSHCRSESATSAASSIDYALPASIKVSGISNKHENVRRLSGEISSEHAVASTPDKESTMPPGLSGKLSHISKAKAEGAWTDSPSYPNRQLLPFSSSGSDELTTASHVRKLIEDLQSQSNEVQTMAAEELRLLGKRNTENRTMIGQCGAITPLLSLLYSGVMITQEHAVTALLNLSINEDNKAMIAEAGAIDPLIHVLKTGSDGAKENSAAALFSLSVLDEYKAKIGRSGAVKALVDLLASGTLRGKKDAATALFNLSIFHENKARLVQAGAVKHLIDLMDPDTGMVDKAVALLANLSTIAEGRVAIAREGGIPLLVEIVESGSQRGKENAASILLQLCLHSPKFCTLVLQEGAVPPLVALSQSGTPRAKEKAQQLLSHFRNQREGAMGKGK